In the genome of Afipia felis ATCC 53690, the window TTGGCGGGAGGTCCACCTCCTGACTGTGCAGGGGCGACGCTACTCGCCGGCGCTGGATGCTTTCGTCAAGGTCGCACGGCTTCGCGACTGGTCGATCGACGTCTCCCATCGCGGCATGCCCCACGCAACGCTTCCGGAAGCGGCAGGCGTGCTGGCATGACCGCGACACGCACGCCGCCGACCAACCACTTCAAGCCAATCGATCCGCAGTCTGACGCCCCATCGATGCCAAACCAGACCGACAAGACACTTGCCCAGATTCGCTCGGAGCTGTTGGCGACGTTCAGCGCCGCAGACTGGGAGTCATACAATCACCTCGTAGGGTGGCTTCGCGATACAGACGTGGCATCGCACGCGTTGAAGGTCGGAGACACCGCGCCCGACTTCGTCTTGCCGGACGCGAACGGCCGTCTCCACTCCTCCGAGCAACTACGCCGCGACGGTCCCCTCGTCCTGAGTTTCATCCGAGGCGGCTGGTGTCCGTTCTGCACCGCAGAGCTATGTGCACTTCAGGCCGCAAAGGATGAATTCGAGAGTCTCGGCGCAACGCTCGCGGTCCTGACACCGGAGACGAGGCAATTCCCGCGGCACCTCAAGCAACGCTTGGGGCTGGACCTGACGGTACTCTCCGACGTCGACTACGGCGTTGCGGTGTCGTATGGCATTTTATTCCGGGTGCCCGACGAGACCAAAGCGCACTATTCTGCTCTAGGTTTCGACCTCGGGGCGCGGCACGGGTCACCGGACTGGATGCTGCCCATTCCCGCAACTTACGTGATCGACACGGAAGGCCGGATCCGCAGCGTGTTTGTCGAACCCGACTTC includes:
- a CDS encoding peroxiredoxin-like family protein, with translation MTATRTPPTNHFKPIDPQSDAPSMPNQTDKTLAQIRSELLATFSAADWESYNHLVGWLRDTDVASHALKVGDTAPDFVLPDANGRLHSSEQLRRDGPLVLSFIRGGWCPFCTAELCALQAAKDEFESLGATLAVLTPETRQFPRHLKQRLGLDLTVLSDVDYGVAVSYGILFRVPDETKAHYSALGFDLGARHGSPDWMLPIPATYVIDTEGRIRSVFVEPDFTIREEPGQILASLRRTVSTC